A window of Mycolicibacterium fluoranthenivorans contains these coding sequences:
- a CDS encoding HAD family hydrolase produces MSESGAADIDGVESAFESAEALAGEASAEAALTPPPPPPPDLTAAAFFDVDNTLVHGSSLVHFARGLAARKYFTYQDILGIVYAQAKFQFTGKENSDDVAAGRRKALAFIEGRSTAELAALGEEIYDEIIVDKIWPGTRELAQMHLDAGQQVWLVTATPYELAATIASRLGLTGALGTVAESVDGVFTGRLVGDILHGPGKAHAVRSLAIREGLNLRRCTAYSDSFNDVPMLSLVGTAVAINPDAALRDVARERGWEIRDFRTARKAARIGVPSALALGAVGGALAAVASRRR; encoded by the coding sequence GTGTCCGAGTCCGGTGCCGCCGATATCGACGGGGTCGAGAGCGCGTTCGAGAGTGCCGAGGCGCTGGCCGGGGAAGCCAGCGCCGAAGCTGCCCTCACCCCGCCCCCACCGCCGCCGCCGGATCTCACCGCGGCCGCGTTCTTCGATGTCGACAACACCCTGGTGCACGGCTCTTCGCTGGTGCACTTCGCCCGCGGGCTGGCCGCACGCAAGTACTTCACCTATCAGGACATCCTCGGAATCGTCTACGCGCAGGCCAAATTCCAGTTCACCGGCAAAGAGAACAGCGACGACGTCGCGGCCGGGCGGCGCAAAGCCCTGGCCTTCATCGAGGGCCGGTCCACCGCCGAACTGGCCGCCCTCGGCGAAGAGATCTACGACGAGATCATCGTCGACAAGATCTGGCCCGGCACCCGTGAGCTGGCGCAGATGCACCTGGACGCTGGCCAACAGGTGTGGCTGGTCACCGCCACGCCCTACGAGTTGGCCGCGACCATCGCCAGCAGGCTGGGCCTGACCGGCGCCTTGGGCACCGTCGCCGAATCGGTCGACGGGGTGTTCACCGGCCGGCTGGTCGGGGATATCCTGCACGGCCCGGGCAAGGCGCACGCGGTCCGCTCGCTGGCCATCCGGGAAGGCCTCAACCTGCGGCGCTGCACCGCGTATTCGGACAGCTTCAACGATGTGCCGATGCTGTCCCTGGTGGGTACCGCGGTGGCGATCAATCCCGACGCGGCACTGCGCGACGTTGCTCGGGAACGTGGTTGGGAGATCCGCGACTTCCGCACCGCACGCAAGGCCGCCCGGATCGGCGTGCCATCTGCGCTGGCCCTGGGTGCGGTGGGCGGGGCGCTGGCAGCGGTTGCGTCCCGGCGCCGCTGA
- a CDS encoding sugar phosphate isomerase/epimerase family protein has product MRPAIKVGLSTASVYPLRTEAAFDYAARLGYDGVELMVWAEPVSQDIDAVAALSKRYGIPVLSVHAPCLLISQRVWGANPISKLERSVRSAEQLGAQTVVVHPPFRWQRRYAEGFSEQVAELESSSDVLVAVENMFPFRADRFWGTGAPSIERMRKRGGHPGPGISAFAPSYDPLDGGHAHYTLDLSHSATAGTDALEMAQRMGIGSLGGLAHLHLCDGSGASTDEHLVPGRGTQPAAEICRMLAASDFTGHVILEVTTSQARTAADREALLVESLTFAREHLLR; this is encoded by the coding sequence GTGCGCCCTGCCATCAAGGTCGGTCTTTCGACTGCCTCGGTGTACCCGTTGCGGACCGAGGCGGCCTTCGACTACGCCGCACGCCTGGGTTACGACGGCGTCGAGCTGATGGTGTGGGCCGAGCCGGTCAGCCAAGATATCGACGCCGTCGCTGCGCTGTCGAAGCGATACGGCATCCCGGTGCTGTCCGTGCACGCCCCCTGCCTGTTGATCTCGCAGCGCGTGTGGGGGGCCAACCCGATCTCCAAACTGGAACGCAGCGTGCGGTCCGCCGAGCAGCTGGGCGCCCAGACCGTGGTGGTGCATCCGCCCTTCCGTTGGCAGCGCCGGTACGCCGAAGGCTTCTCCGAGCAGGTCGCGGAGCTGGAGAGCAGCAGCGATGTGCTGGTCGCCGTGGAGAACATGTTCCCGTTCCGCGCCGACCGGTTCTGGGGCACCGGGGCGCCGTCGATCGAGCGGATGCGCAAACGCGGCGGCCACCCCGGACCCGGCATCTCGGCCTTCGCGCCGTCCTACGACCCCCTCGACGGGGGCCATGCGCACTACACGCTCGACCTGTCGCACAGCGCCACCGCGGGCACCGACGCCCTGGAGATGGCACAGCGGATGGGCATCGGCAGTCTGGGGGGCCTGGCGCATCTGCACCTGTGCGACGGCAGCGGTGCCTCGACCGACGAGCACCTGGTGCCGGGGCGCGGAACCCAGCCGGCGGCGGAGATCTGCCGGATGCTGGCCGCCAGCGATTTCACCGGGCACGTCATCCTTGAGGTCACGACCTCGCAGGCCCGCACCGCCGCCGACCGTGAGGCGCTGCTGGTCGAATCGTTGACCTTCGCCAGGGAGCACCTGCTGCGGTGA
- a CDS encoding 30S ribosomal protein bS22 has translation MGSVIKKRRKRMSKKKHRKLLRRTRVQRRKLGK, from the coding sequence ATGGGTTCAGTCATCAAGAAGCGGCGTAAGCGCATGTCGAAGAAGAAGCACCGCAAGCTGCTTCGCCGTACACGGGTTCAGCGCAGAAAACTCGGTAAGTAG
- the hemC gene encoding hydroxymethylbilane synthase, producing MIRIGTRGSLLATTQAGVIRDALIALGHPAELVIISTDGDRSDAPIAEIGVGVFTAALREAIDDGRVDMAVHSYKDLPTAHDERFTIAAIPRREDPRDALVARDGLVLGELPAGSVIGTSSPRRAAQLRALGLGLEIRPLRGNLDTRLNRVSSGDLDGVVVARAGLARIGRLADVSESLEPVQMLPAPAQGALAVECRARDTDLAAVLAELDDADTRAAVTAERALLAELEAGCSAPVGAIAEVVESIDEEGRVFEELSLRGCVAALDGSDVIRASGIGSPERARELGLSVAAELFELGARDVLAIERSDR from the coding sequence GTGATCCGGATCGGCACCCGGGGTAGCCTGCTGGCGACCACCCAGGCCGGCGTCATCCGCGACGCACTGATCGCGCTGGGACACCCCGCAGAGTTGGTCATCATCAGCACCGACGGCGACCGGTCGGACGCCCCCATCGCCGAGATCGGCGTCGGGGTGTTCACCGCCGCTCTGCGCGAGGCCATCGATGACGGCCGCGTGGACATGGCGGTGCACTCCTACAAGGATTTGCCGACCGCGCACGATGAACGTTTCACGATCGCGGCGATCCCGCGCCGAGAGGACCCCAGGGATGCCCTGGTGGCCCGCGACGGCCTGGTGCTGGGGGAGTTGCCGGCGGGCTCGGTGATCGGCACGTCGAGCCCGCGCCGGGCCGCGCAGCTTAGAGCACTGGGTCTCGGTTTGGAAATCCGCCCCCTACGAGGCAACCTAGACACCAGGTTGAACAGGGTAAGTAGCGGTGATCTCGACGGCGTCGTCGTCGCCCGGGCGGGTCTGGCCCGCATCGGACGGCTGGCTGATGTCTCCGAGTCCCTGGAACCGGTGCAGATGTTGCCGGCACCGGCTCAGGGCGCGCTCGCGGTGGAATGCCGCGCACGTGACACCGACCTTGCCGCGGTGCTGGCGGAGCTGGACGACGCCGACACTCGCGCAGCGGTCACCGCTGAACGAGCCCTGCTCGCCGAGCTGGAGGCGGGGTGTTCCGCGCCGGTGGGTGCGATCGCGGAAGTGGTCGAGTCCATCGATGAGGAAGGCCGGGTCTTCGAGGAGCTGTCGCTGCGCGGATGCGTGGCGGCGCTGGACGGATCCGACGTGATCCGTGCGTCCGGTATCGGGTCCCCCGAGCGGGCACGAGAGCTGGGGCTCTCGGTGGCCGCGGAGCTGTTCGAACTGGGTGCACGAGACGTGTTGGCAATTGAGCGGAGTGACAGATGA
- a CDS encoding thioesterase family protein, giving the protein MSLTSAGAGVYHGVLDENWTIGPKVHGGAMLALCANAARTEFGLAGGGERSDRGIDTGVEPIAVSGNFLWAPDPGPLQVHTLVRKRGRRISLVDVELKQGERVAVRAAITLGVPERAVPPLLSVNPVVPLMTPEPPPGLEPIGPGHPMADIVHLARGCDIRPSLTTMAPRADGGPPVIEYWVRPRGAAPDVLFALLCGDVSAPVTYGVNRFGWAPTVQLTAFVRALPADGWLRVLCTTTQIGQEWFDEDHIVVDCEGRIVVQARQLALVPSQS; this is encoded by the coding sequence ATGTCGCTGACATCGGCCGGTGCCGGCGTCTACCACGGCGTGCTCGACGAGAACTGGACCATCGGGCCCAAGGTGCACGGTGGGGCCATGCTGGCGCTGTGCGCCAACGCGGCGCGGACGGAGTTCGGCCTGGCCGGTGGGGGAGAGCGCAGCGACCGGGGGATCGATACCGGCGTGGAACCGATTGCGGTATCGGGAAATTTTCTCTGGGCCCCGGATCCGGGCCCGCTGCAGGTGCACACCCTGGTGCGCAAGCGGGGGCGCCGGATCAGCCTGGTCGATGTGGAGCTGAAACAGGGGGAGCGGGTGGCCGTGCGGGCGGCGATCACCCTCGGTGTGCCCGAACGCGCTGTGCCACCGCTGCTTTCGGTGAACCCGGTGGTGCCGCTGATGACACCGGAGCCGCCGCCCGGGCTCGAGCCGATCGGGCCGGGTCATCCGATGGCCGATATCGTGCATCTCGCCCGTGGCTGCGACATCCGTCCGTCGCTGACCACCATGGCGCCGCGGGCCGACGGTGGACCGCCGGTGATCGAGTACTGGGTGCGGCCCCGGGGTGCGGCGCCGGACGTGCTGTTCGCGCTCCTGTGCGGCGATGTGTCGGCCCCGGTCACCTACGGGGTCAACCGGTTCGGTTGGGCGCCCACGGTGCAGCTGACGGCCTTTGTGCGGGCACTGCCGGCCGACGGCTGGCTGCGGGTGCTGTGCACCACCACTCAGATCGGCCAGGAGTGGTTCGACGAGGACCACATCGTGGTCGACTGCGAGGGCCGCATCGTGGTGCAGGCGCGGCAACTCGCGTTGGTGCCCAGCCAGTCCTGA
- a CDS encoding glutamyl-tRNA reductase: MSVLLFGVSHRSAPVSVLEQLSTDESDQAKIIDQVLQSSLVTEAMVLSTCNRVEVYAVVEAFHGGLSVIGQVLSEHSGMGLNDLTKYAYVRYAEAAVEHLFAVTSGLDSLVMGEQQVLGQVRRAYASAEANHTVGRTLHELSQRALSVGKRVHSETGIDGAGASVVSVSLDMAAKRIPGGLVGTTAVVIGAGSMGALAAKHLVRAGVARIEVVNRSLPRARRLANNIKELGVEAHAHVLDDISSVLVDADVVMSSTGAVRPVVSLADVHHALTQRNTGATGDRPLVICDLGMPRDVDLAVAGLPGLHVIDMDRIQREPASRGAASDAEAARVIVANEVAQYLASQRMAEVTPTVTALRQRAADVVEAELLRLDNRLPGLDSAHRDEVARTVRRVVDKLLHAPTVRVKQLAGAPGGDSYAEALRELFELDPQAVDAVSGGELPLIATENDKPEL, translated from the coding sequence GTGAGCGTGCTGCTATTCGGGGTCTCGCACCGAAGTGCGCCGGTATCCGTACTCGAGCAGTTGAGTACCGATGAGTCCGATCAGGCCAAGATCATCGATCAGGTGCTGCAATCCTCCCTGGTGACCGAGGCCATGGTGCTCTCGACGTGCAACCGGGTCGAGGTCTACGCGGTCGTCGAGGCGTTCCACGGTGGCTTGTCGGTGATCGGCCAGGTGCTCTCGGAGCACTCCGGGATGGGTCTGAACGACCTCACCAAGTACGCCTACGTGCGGTACGCCGAGGCCGCCGTCGAGCACCTCTTCGCGGTGACGAGCGGCCTGGACTCGCTGGTGATGGGTGAGCAGCAGGTGCTGGGCCAGGTGCGTCGGGCCTACGCCTCCGCCGAGGCCAACCACACCGTCGGCCGCACCTTGCACGAACTGTCCCAGCGCGCCCTGTCCGTCGGAAAGCGGGTGCACTCCGAGACCGGTATCGACGGCGCGGGCGCCTCGGTGGTGTCGGTATCGCTGGACATGGCCGCCAAACGCATACCCGGCGGGTTGGTCGGCACGACGGCCGTCGTGATCGGCGCCGGCTCGATGGGTGCCCTGGCCGCCAAACACCTGGTCCGGGCCGGTGTGGCGCGTATCGAGGTGGTCAACCGCTCGCTGCCGCGAGCCCGGCGCCTCGCCAACAACATCAAGGAACTCGGCGTCGAGGCACACGCGCACGTGCTCGATGACATCTCGTCGGTCCTGGTCGACGCCGATGTGGTGATGAGCAGCACCGGCGCGGTGCGTCCGGTGGTCTCCCTGGCCGATGTGCACCACGCCCTGACCCAGCGGAACACGGGAGCCACCGGGGACCGGCCGTTGGTGATCTGCGATCTGGGTATGCCGCGCGATGTCGACCTCGCCGTTGCCGGCCTCCCGGGTCTGCATGTCATCGACATGGACCGTATCCAGCGCGAACCGGCGTCCCGGGGCGCCGCCTCCGATGCCGAGGCGGCCCGTGTCATCGTCGCCAACGAGGTTGCCCAGTACCTGGCCAGCCAGCGCATGGCCGAGGTCACCCCGACGGTGACGGCGCTACGTCAGCGCGCCGCCGACGTGGTCGAGGCCGAACTGCTGAGGCTGGACAATCGGTTGCCCGGCCTCGATTCGGCCCACCGCGACGAGGTCGCCCGCACGGTCCGGCGCGTCGTCGACAAGCTCCTGCACGCCCCCACCGTGCGCGTCAAGCAACTGGCCGGTGCGCCCGGTGGCGACAGCTACGCCGAGGCGCTACGCGAGCTCTTCGAGCTCGATCCACAAGCTGTCGATGCGGTGTCGGGCGGCGAATTGCCTTTGATCGCAACCGAGAACGACAAGCCTGAGTTGTAG
- a CDS encoding cell division/environmental response transcriptional regulator — translation MTSMNGPSARDSAGDGQPKAQFLTVAEVASLMRVSKMTVYRLVHNGELPAVRVGRSFRVHAKAVHDLLETSYFSAG, via the coding sequence ATGACGTCAATGAACGGGCCATCGGCGCGGGATTCGGCTGGCGATGGCCAGCCTAAAGCTCAATTTTTGACCGTTGCCGAGGTGGCCAGCCTGATGCGGGTCAGCAAGATGACGGTCTACCGACTGGTGCACAACGGCGAGTTGCCGGCGGTGCGGGTCGGACGGTCGTTCCGCGTGCACGCAAAGGCGGTTCACGACCTTCTGGAGACGTCGTACTTCAGCGCAGGCTGA
- the proC gene encoding pyrroline-5-carboxylate reductase, protein MPRIAIIGGGSIGEALLSGLLRAGRQVKDLVVAEKFPERAKYLADTYSVLVTSVADAAENATYVIVAVKPADVDAAIGEIAGAVAKADDNSEDQVVVSVAAGVSTSFYESKLPAGAPVIRVMPNAPMVVGGGVSALSRGRFATDEHLKEVSAIFHTVGGVLTVPEVQLDAVTAVSGSGPAYFFLMVEALVDAAVAAGLSRGVATDLVSQTMAGSAAMLLDRLDSAPDTALDTTAAQLRAIVTSPGGTTAAGLRELERGGLRAAVADAVAAAKTRSEQLGITSE, encoded by the coding sequence GTGCCAAGGATTGCAATCATCGGCGGGGGCAGCATCGGCGAAGCGCTGCTCTCGGGTCTGCTACGAGCCGGCCGCCAGGTCAAGGATCTGGTCGTCGCGGAGAAGTTCCCGGAACGGGCCAAATATCTGGCCGACACCTATTCAGTGCTGGTCACCTCGGTGGCGGACGCCGCCGAGAACGCCACCTACGTGATCGTCGCGGTCAAACCCGCCGACGTGGACGCGGCCATCGGCGAGATCGCCGGGGCGGTCGCCAAGGCCGATGACAACAGCGAGGACCAGGTCGTCGTGAGTGTCGCGGCGGGTGTCAGCACCTCGTTCTACGAGTCCAAACTGCCGGCGGGTGCGCCGGTGATCAGGGTGATGCCCAACGCGCCGATGGTGGTCGGTGGCGGGGTGAGCGCGCTCTCGCGCGGCCGGTTCGCCACCGACGAGCACCTCAAGGAGGTGTCGGCGATCTTCCACACCGTGGGTGGGGTGCTGACGGTGCCGGAGGTCCAGCTCGACGCCGTCACCGCGGTATCGGGATCCGGTCCGGCGTATTTCTTCCTGATGGTCGAGGCCCTCGTCGACGCGGCAGTCGCGGCGGGTCTGTCGCGCGGGGTCGCCACCGATCTGGTGTCACAGACGATGGCGGGCTCGGCAGCGATGCTGCTGGACCGTCTGGACAGCGCACCAGATACCGCATTGGACACCACCGCGGCCCAGTTGCGGGCTATCGTGACCTCACCGGGTGGTACCACCGCAGCTGGGCTGCGCGAACTCGAACGCGGAGGCCTGCGGGCCGCGGTGGCCGACGCGGTCGCAGCTGCGAAAACACGCTCTGAGCAGCTAGGAATTACATCAGAGTAA
- a CDS encoding lysophospholipid acyltransferase family protein, with the protein MAGESKAKVIPLHSNSGRSAAAQRRAAQRADSARRHPSLLTDPGTRASAEQIAAVVREIDQHRGVTPGDEQDAPNELSKAITAVADFVTKRMTGDYAVDEFGFDPHLTNAVVMPLLRVFFKSWFRVEVSGIENLPLEGAALIVANHAGVLPFDGLMASVAVHDHHPLRRDLRLLAADLVFDLPVVGQAARKAGHTVACASDAHRLLAAGELTAVFPEGFKGLGKPFKDRYKLQRFGRGGFVSAALRAQAPIVPCSIVGSEEIYPKIGDIKMLARLFGLPYFPVTPLFPLAGPLGVVPLPSKWHIQFGEPISTEGYEETAAEDPMVTFELTDHVRETIQHTLYQLLAGRRNTFLG; encoded by the coding sequence GTGGCGGGTGAATCAAAAGCGAAAGTGATTCCGCTGCATTCGAATTCGGGTCGCTCTGCGGCTGCGCAGCGCCGGGCCGCCCAGCGCGCGGACAGCGCCCGCCGGCATCCGTCCCTGCTGACCGATCCCGGTACCCGCGCCTCGGCCGAACAGATCGCCGCGGTCGTGCGGGAGATCGACCAGCACCGCGGCGTCACGCCCGGCGACGAGCAGGACGCTCCCAACGAACTGTCCAAAGCCATCACCGCTGTCGCGGATTTCGTCACCAAGCGGATGACCGGCGACTACGCCGTCGACGAGTTCGGGTTCGACCCGCACCTGACCAACGCGGTCGTAATGCCTTTACTGCGAGTGTTTTTCAAGTCGTGGTTCCGTGTTGAGGTCAGCGGGATCGAAAACCTTCCGTTGGAGGGCGCCGCCCTGATCGTGGCCAACCACGCCGGCGTATTGCCGTTCGACGGTCTGATGGCCTCGGTCGCCGTCCACGACCATCACCCGCTGCGCCGCGATCTGCGTCTGCTGGCTGCCGACCTGGTGTTCGATCTACCGGTGGTCGGCCAGGCGGCACGCAAGGCCGGCCACACCGTCGCGTGCGCCTCGGACGCGCACCGGCTGCTGGCCGCCGGTGAACTGACGGCGGTGTTCCCGGAGGGTTTCAAGGGCCTCGGCAAGCCGTTCAAGGACCGCTACAAACTGCAGCGGTTCGGCCGCGGCGGATTCGTGTCGGCGGCGCTGCGCGCGCAGGCGCCGATCGTGCCGTGCTCGATCGTCGGTTCCGAGGAGATCTATCCCAAGATCGGCGATATCAAGATGCTCGCCCGGCTGTTCGGCCTGCCGTACTTCCCGGTGACGCCGTTGTTCCCGTTGGCCGGCCCGCTCGGAGTGGTGCCGCTGCCGTCGAAATGGCATATCCAGTTCGGCGAGCCCATCTCCACCGAGGGCTACGAGGAGACGGCGGCCGAGGATCCGATGGTGACGTTCGAACTCACCGACCATGTCCGCGAGACCATCCAGCACACGCTCTACCAGCTGCTCGCCGGCCGCCGGAACACGTTCCTGGGCTGA
- a CDS encoding FAS1-like dehydratase domain-containing protein, with protein sequence MGIAENIIGTHYRSPDFFEVGREKVREFATAVQDFHPAHHSEEAAAEAGHDTIVASLTFLAVAGRRVQLELFENFDVPINLERVLHRDQKLIFHRPIKVGDKLWFDSYLDSVIESHGTVICEVRAEVTDNDGAPVATSIVTMLGEAQIDEANEMSAQIAAARDAAIAKMVAGQKG encoded by the coding sequence ATGGGCATTGCGGAGAACATCATCGGAACCCACTACCGCTCCCCCGATTTTTTCGAGGTGGGCCGGGAAAAGGTCCGGGAGTTCGCCACTGCCGTGCAGGACTTCCACCCGGCGCACCATTCCGAGGAAGCCGCGGCCGAAGCGGGCCACGACACCATCGTCGCCTCACTGACCTTCCTGGCGGTGGCCGGGCGGCGGGTGCAGCTCGAGTTGTTCGAGAACTTCGACGTGCCGATCAACCTGGAACGGGTGCTGCATCGCGACCAGAAGCTGATCTTCCACCGTCCCATCAAGGTCGGCGACAAGCTGTGGTTCGACTCCTACCTCGACTCGGTGATCGAGTCGCACGGCACCGTGATCTGCGAGGTCAGGGCCGAGGTGACCGATAACGACGGCGCGCCCGTGGCCACCAGCATCGTCACGATGCTCGGCGAGGCACAGATCGACGAGGCCAACGAGATGAGCGCGCAGATCGCCGCCGCCCGCGACGCCGCCATCGCCAAGATGGTGGCCGGTCAGAAAGGCTGA
- a CDS encoding NAD-dependent epimerase/dehydratase family protein, which produces MDSQGSGDHRDATADRSDHPKVVLVTGACRFLGGYLTARLAQNPAIDHVIAVDAIAPSKDLLRRMGRAEFVRADIRNPFIAKVIRNGNVDTVVHAAAASYAPRAGGRATLKELNVMGAIQLFAACQKAPTVRRVVLKSTSEVYGASARDPVLFTEDGSARRPLGEGFARDSIDIEGYARGLARRRPDIALTILRLANMIGPAMDTALSRYLAGPVVPSVLGHDARLQLLHEQDALGVLERATMAGRAGTFNVGGSGIIMMSQAIRRSGRVALPVPRSALQVVDSLRRATSYTELDREQLNYLSYGRVMDTARMRNDLGYSPKWTTVEAFDDYVRGRGLTPIIDPKWVRSMESRATAVAQRWGR; this is translated from the coding sequence ATGGATAGCCAGGGATCCGGTGATCACCGGGACGCCACCGCTGACCGCTCAGACCACCCCAAGGTGGTCCTGGTCACGGGTGCGTGCCGGTTTCTCGGTGGCTACCTGACGGCGCGCCTGGCCCAGAACCCGGCGATCGACCACGTCATCGCGGTCGACGCGATCGCTCCCAGCAAGGATTTGTTGCGCCGGATGGGGCGCGCGGAGTTCGTCCGCGCCGACATCCGGAACCCGTTCATCGCCAAGGTCATCCGAAACGGCAATGTGGACACCGTCGTGCATGCCGCGGCGGCGTCCTATGCACCGCGGGCCGGCGGTCGGGCCACTCTCAAAGAGCTCAACGTGATGGGCGCGATCCAGCTGTTCGCGGCCTGTCAGAAGGCTCCGACCGTGCGGCGGGTGGTGCTCAAGTCCACCTCTGAGGTGTACGGGGCGAGTGCGCGGGATCCGGTGCTGTTCACCGAGGACGGCAGCGCGCGGCGTCCCCTCGGGGAGGGGTTCGCCCGGGACAGCATCGATATCGAGGGGTACGCGCGTGGCCTGGCCAGGCGTCGGCCCGATATCGCGCTGACGATCCTGCGGCTGGCCAACATGATCGGCCCGGCGATGGACACCGCGCTCTCGCGGTATCTCGCCGGTCCGGTGGTGCCCTCGGTGCTCGGTCATGACGCACGACTGCAGCTCCTGCACGAGCAGGATGCCCTCGGTGTGCTGGAGCGCGCCACCATGGCGGGCCGGGCGGGCACCTTCAACGTGGGCGGTTCGGGCATCATCATGATGAGCCAGGCGATCCGCCGGTCGGGGCGGGTGGCGCTGCCGGTCCCGCGTTCGGCGCTTCAAGTCGTCGATTCACTGAGGCGCGCAACCAGTTACACTGAGCTCGATCGCGAGCAGTTGAACTACTTGAGCTATGGCCGGGTCATGGACACCGCGCGGATGCGCAACGACCTAGGTTACAGCCCCAAGTGGACCACTGTGGAGGCATTCGACGACTACGTGCGTGGCCGTGGATTGACGCCGATCATCGACCCGAAATGGGTACGCTCAATGGAGAGCCGAGCCACTGCAGTCGCGCAGCGATGGGGGCGTTAG
- a CDS encoding glutaredoxin family protein yields MEHEVVLLTRSGCSICERAAQTLAALADELGFTWTATDVDQAAVAGDPSLRSEFGDRVPVVLLDGVEHSYWEVDEQRLRADLESGGLGVDPS; encoded by the coding sequence GTGGAGCATGAGGTGGTGTTGCTCACCCGGTCGGGGTGCAGCATTTGCGAACGGGCGGCGCAGACACTGGCCGCACTGGCCGACGAGTTGGGCTTCACCTGGACGGCCACCGATGTGGACCAGGCTGCCGTCGCCGGCGATCCTTCGCTGCGCAGCGAGTTCGGGGATCGGGTGCCGGTGGTGCTGCTCGACGGTGTCGAGCACAGCTACTGGGAAGTGGATGAGCAGCGGCTGCGTGCGGATCTGGAGTCCGGCGGGTTGGGGGTAGACCCGAGCTGA